The following proteins come from a genomic window of Lachnoclostridium phytofermentans ISDg:
- a CDS encoding flavin reductase family protein encodes MEKEIFKPGNMLYPLPVVMVSCADEFGNNNIITVAWCGTICTNPPMVSVSIRPERHSYSIIEKTKEFVINLTTEELTKATDFCGVRSGRDVDKFKEMNLTPKKGEKVKAPIIEESPVNIECRLKEIIKLGSHDMFIAEVVGVQVDKKAMNETGKFELNKTRPVVYSHGEYYGLGSLLGNFGYSVRKQKIQKVDKKQSKKPRGKINDEKR; translated from the coding sequence ATGGAGAAAGAAATTTTTAAACCTGGTAATATGTTATATCCATTACCAGTCGTAATGGTCAGTTGTGCTGACGAATTTGGGAATAATAATATCATAACGGTAGCTTGGTGTGGAACGATTTGTACTAATCCACCTATGGTTTCGGTTTCTATAAGACCGGAGCGACATTCTTATTCAATAATTGAAAAAACAAAAGAATTTGTCATTAATTTAACCACAGAAGAACTTACCAAAGCAACTGATTTTTGCGGCGTTCGTTCAGGTAGAGACGTGGATAAGTTTAAGGAGATGAATTTAACTCCGAAAAAAGGAGAGAAGGTGAAAGCGCCAATTATAGAGGAATCCCCTGTTAATATCGAGTGCCGATTAAAGGAGATTATAAAACTTGGTTCTCACGACATGTTTATCGCAGAGGTAGTAGGTGTACAAGTCGACAAGAAAGCTATGAATGAGACAGGAAAATTCGAGTTAAATAAGACAAGGCCGGTAGTTTATTCTCATGGAGAGTATTATGGTCTTGGATCTTTACTTGGAAACTTTGGTTATTCTGTAAGAAAACAAAAGATTCAAAAGGTTGATAAAAAACAAAGTAAGAAACCGCGGGGTAAGATTAACGATGAAAAAAGATAA
- a CDS encoding tetratricopeptide repeat protein yields MKKYKLIIQIEQIKKYLEQGQLKEAYDLAENVDIKKLKSISDLGVIAECYFQNKKYVEAKELFEQIYDTVRTRRVLAQIVHLSIKLKDIIEANYYLEEFIKIAPDDFYQYIFRYSIDKLMKKPIDVLIADLEKLKEVEYIECWAYELAKLYYKSGNEAACRKECEKIILWFGNGEYVDRAKALLAFYNGELDLELLLDASKQKDSENKENGPNHIDKHVNEVEENTEYENLEDRCAEEISYQIDENKIESKDNSPKDRNDIKVDDFDALQNNLGQDDGAEEDWELEHEELGNEMIEPEEVFQEELIQEKIELEEGLKEELEQEEGFKVEIGQEEIEQKLEAKKSEQDMGLQAEKIQNREEQANIIIPPGFGKSKHKLFHKKYDQQEANIGMDDSTKVKTCDETIIGEDTEADSKSLIHIELKSNAELIDNLQSKLLPLLEEKNISLSEIFGNFMRIDGLKENILQSIESMIHSVYGHKNLVIMGSKDSGKTLLAKKYAKLLHRLSFISSPRVALIDAKKLNQMDFISKSHQLKDCIMILQSSQNLTRDTLIRLIELQQIPGQNIIYMLTGLSEEMEQLWEENEDLINSYPLRILLPQYKVEDYLGFSYDKICEVGYKIEKDAFDYLRDVILDKIKIKRENILSEVFSYLNQIILDHEKQNEQVLLELTRKGNLDQFDLTILKKEDIK; encoded by the coding sequence ATGAAGAAATATAAATTAATCATTCAGATAGAACAAATAAAGAAGTATCTAGAGCAGGGGCAATTAAAAGAAGCATATGATTTGGCTGAAAATGTAGATATTAAAAAGTTAAAAAGTATCTCTGATTTAGGTGTAATTGCAGAATGCTACTTTCAAAATAAAAAATATGTGGAAGCAAAAGAACTGTTTGAGCAAATCTATGATACGGTTAGAACGAGAAGAGTTTTGGCGCAAATAGTTCATCTGTCAATTAAATTAAAGGATATTATTGAGGCGAATTATTATCTAGAAGAATTTATTAAAATAGCTCCAGATGATTTTTATCAATATATATTCCGTTATAGCATCGATAAGTTAATGAAAAAGCCTATCGATGTATTAATTGCGGACCTAGAAAAGCTGAAAGAGGTCGAATATATTGAATGTTGGGCTTATGAGCTTGCAAAATTATATTATAAAAGTGGTAATGAAGCAGCCTGCCGTAAAGAATGTGAAAAAATCATATTGTGGTTTGGCAACGGTGAATATGTAGATCGCGCAAAGGCCCTTCTGGCCTTTTATAATGGTGAATTAGATTTAGAGCTGTTACTTGACGCTTCAAAGCAAAAGGACAGTGAAAATAAGGAAAATGGTCCTAATCATATAGATAAACATGTAAACGAGGTAGAAGAGAATACGGAGTACGAGAACCTCGAAGATAGATGTGCTGAGGAAATTTCATATCAAATTGACGAGAACAAGATAGAGAGCAAGGATAATTCTCCAAAAGATAGAAATGATATTAAAGTGGACGACTTTGACGCACTTCAAAACAATTTAGGGCAGGATGATGGAGCGGAAGAGGATTGGGAACTAGAGCATGAAGAACTAGGGAATGAGATGATAGAGCCTGAAGAAGTATTCCAAGAAGAGTTAATTCAAGAGAAAATAGAACTTGAAGAAGGCTTAAAAGAAGAGTTAGAACAAGAAGAAGGATTTAAAGTAGAAATTGGACAAGAAGAGATAGAACAAAAGTTAGAAGCAAAGAAGTCAGAGCAAGACATGGGCTTACAAGCGGAGAAAATACAAAATAGAGAAGAACAAGCTAACATAATTATTCCACCCGGATTTGGTAAGTCAAAACATAAGTTATTTCATAAAAAGTATGATCAACAAGAAGCTAACATTGGAATGGATGATTCTACAAAGGTTAAAACTTGTGATGAAACCATAATAGGAGAGGATACAGAAGCAGATTCAAAAAGCTTGATCCATATTGAATTAAAATCCAATGCTGAGCTCATTGATAATTTACAATCAAAGCTTTTACCTTTATTAGAAGAAAAGAATATTTCACTAAGTGAAATATTTGGGAATTTTATGCGAATCGATGGGCTGAAGGAAAATATACTTCAAAGTATTGAATCAATGATTCACTCAGTTTATGGGCATAAAAATTTAGTCATTATGGGTAGTAAAGATAGTGGGAAAACATTATTAGCCAAGAAATATGCAAAATTATTGCATCGTTTATCTTTTATTTCATCTCCAAGAGTTGCACTCATTGATGCAAAGAAGTTAAATCAAATGGATTTTATTTCGAAAAGTCATCAATTGAAAGATTGCATCATGATTTTACAAAGCTCTCAGAATTTAACAAGAGATACTTTAATTCGCTTAATTGAGTTACAACAGATACCAGGTCAAAACATTATTTATATGTTAACTGGATTAAGCGAAGAAATGGAACAACTATGGGAAGAGAATGAGGATTTGATTAATTCTTATCCACTCCGTATTTTACTGCCTCAATATAAGGTTGAGGATTATTTGGGATTTTCTTATGACAAAATATGTGAGGTAGGATACAAGATAGAAAAAGATGCATTTGATTATTTAAGAGATGTAATTTTGGATAAAATAAAGATAAAAAGAGAAAACATCCTTTCAGAAGTTTTCTCATATCTTAATCAAATAATTTTAGATCATGAAAAGCAAAATGAACAAGTGCTATTAGAATTAACCCGTAAGGGTAACTTGGATCAATTTGATCTTACCATATTAAAAAAAGAAGATATTAAATAA
- a CDS encoding Ig-like domain-containing protein: MPTNYIDIEAVSGSNPALIKQNLKFKTGKFTWRVKFTAPLNPSTVNNMNLYVTKSDGSSLKTTIQYDSVNNYIEIEPLEAYAQSESYILNITKNVESKGGQRLKEEIRLRFKI, encoded by the coding sequence ATGCCAACCAATTACATCGATATAGAAGCTGTTTCTGGTAGTAATCCAGCCCTGATAAAACAGAATTTAAAATTTAAAACAGGAAAATTTACTTGGAGAGTTAAATTTACAGCTCCCTTAAATCCTTCAACCGTTAATAATATGAACCTTTACGTAACAAAATCAGATGGTTCTTCACTAAAAACCACCATACAATATGATTCTGTTAATAATTATATTGAAATTGAACCACTAGAGGCTTATGCACAAAGTGAGTCCTACATATTAAATATAACGAAAAATGTTGAATCAAAAGGTGGACAACGATTGAAAGAAGAAATCCGACTTCGTTTTAAAATTTAA
- a CDS encoding flavocytochrome c, which yields MRKSKLVVLGLIAALALTGCGSKAKEEPKTSPDTDATATAIPSGTFTGEGEGKGGKIKVELTLENGEIKKIDVLENNETQGFADAMQTITDAMIGTNSFDVDSVSGATLTSTGFKTAVENAFEKTGASKDQLVAKEAAGTSNKEEREAAYTADVVIVGAGGAGLTAAIEAANNGASVILLEKMPMEGGNTLISGGEYAAPGNWLQKEEGIEDSKDQFYEDILKGGDYENDPELVRVLADHALESAEWLKDEVNVTFEDYMLFFGGHSVKRSLVPKDASGVELISKLTKKAGEVGVITHLNTTAKELVVENDKVVAVKAEFDGKEITYSANKGVILATGGFGSNLEMRVKYNPEMNEKILSTNSVGSTGDGITMAENVGAELVDMQYIQTYPTCDPELGTLLYVGDVRMEGRSILVNKEGKRFVEELERRDVISRAVVAQTGGVSYMFWDEASMVASGVNVKHQREYDYLIEKGILIKADTIEEAAAFFDIDAEELKKTVEKYNEYAKNGKDEEFNKRGTLTAFTGGPYYIMKSKPAIHHTMGGIKINTDANVINTDGNIIKGLFAAGEVTGDIHGTNRLGSDAIADITVFGRIAGRNAAKAE from the coding sequence ATGAGAAAGTCAAAATTAGTAGTTCTTGGGTTAATTGCGGCTCTTGCACTAACAGGCTGTGGCTCAAAAGCAAAAGAGGAACCAAAAACATCACCAGATACAGACGCAACGGCAACAGCCATTCCAAGTGGGACTTTCACTGGAGAAGGTGAAGGAAAAGGTGGAAAAATCAAAGTTGAATTAACATTAGAAAATGGAGAGATCAAAAAGATTGATGTTCTTGAAAATAACGAAACTCAAGGATTTGCAGATGCAATGCAAACGATTACTGATGCGATGATTGGAACAAACTCATTTGACGTAGATTCTGTAAGTGGTGCTACCTTAACATCCACAGGATTTAAAACAGCAGTAGAAAATGCATTTGAAAAAACAGGTGCTTCCAAAGATCAATTGGTTGCAAAAGAAGCAGCGGGAACAAGTAATAAAGAAGAAAGAGAAGCAGCGTATACTGCTGATGTAGTTATAGTTGGTGCGGGTGGAGCTGGTTTAACAGCTGCAATTGAAGCTGCTAACAACGGAGCTTCTGTTATTTTACTTGAAAAGATGCCAATGGAAGGTGGTAACACATTAATTTCTGGTGGTGAATATGCAGCACCAGGCAACTGGCTTCAAAAAGAAGAAGGTATTGAGGATAGTAAAGATCAATTCTATGAAGACATCTTAAAAGGTGGAGACTATGAAAATGATCCGGAACTCGTTCGTGTCTTAGCAGATCATGCATTAGAATCTGCAGAATGGTTAAAAGATGAAGTAAATGTAACATTTGAAGATTACATGCTTTTCTTTGGTGGACATTCTGTAAAACGTAGTTTAGTTCCAAAAGATGCAAGTGGTGTGGAGTTAATTAGTAAATTGACAAAAAAAGCGGGGGAAGTTGGTGTAATTACTCACTTAAATACTACTGCAAAAGAACTAGTTGTAGAAAATGATAAAGTGGTTGCAGTAAAAGCAGAGTTTGACGGAAAAGAAATCACTTACAGTGCAAACAAAGGTGTTATTCTTGCAACTGGTGGATTTGGTTCCAATCTTGAGATGAGAGTAAAATATAACCCAGAAATGAATGAAAAGATTCTTTCTACAAACTCTGTAGGTAGTACCGGAGATGGTATTACAATGGCAGAAAACGTTGGAGCAGAACTTGTAGATATGCAATACATTCAAACTTATCCAACATGTGATCCAGAACTCGGAACACTTCTTTATGTTGGTGATGTTCGAATGGAAGGACGTTCTATCCTTGTAAATAAAGAAGGAAAACGTTTCGTAGAAGAATTAGAACGTCGTGATGTTATTTCAAGAGCAGTGGTAGCACAAACAGGTGGAGTTTCTTACATGTTCTGGGATGAAGCTTCCATGGTAGCAAGTGGCGTTAATGTAAAGCACCAAAGAGAATATGATTACTTAATTGAAAAAGGTATCCTTATAAAAGCAGATACAATCGAAGAAGCAGCTGCATTCTTTGATATTGATGCCGAAGAATTAAAGAAAACAGTAGAAAAATACAATGAATACGCAAAGAATGGTAAAGATGAAGAGTTCAATAAGAGAGGTACATTAACAGCATTTACAGGTGGACCTTACTATATCATGAAATCCAAGCCAGCAATCCATCATACAATGGGTGGTATTAAAATCAACACAGATGCAAATGTAATCAATACAGACGGAAACATAATCAAAGGGTTATTTGCTGCTGGTGAAGTAACTGGTGATATCCATGGCACAAACCGTTTAGGTAGTGATGCTATTGCAGATATTACTGTATTTGGTCGTATTGCAGGTAGAAACGCTGCAAAAGCGGAATAA
- a CDS encoding UDP-N-acetylglucosamine 1-carboxyvinyltransferase — protein sequence MEQYIIKGGKALAGEVTIGGAKNAALGILAAAVMTDEQVTIENLPDVSDICIQLQAIEAIGAKVERIDRHTVKINGGTINSRSIDDDFVRRIRASYYLLGALLGKYKYAEVALPGGCNIGSRPIDQHIKGFEALGAEVKIQHGMITASAKKLVGTHLYFDCNTVGGTINVMLAAALAEGQTIIENAAKEPHVVDVANFLNSMGANVKGAGTDVIRIKGVNKLHGSTYSIIPDQIEAGTFMLAAVATKGDVTIKNVIPKHLEAITAKIVEIGAEVEEFDDAIRVVANKRLGHTQVKTLPYPGFPTDMQPQIATVLAMSSGTSIVTESIYENRFKYVDELARMGASIKVEGNTAIIDGVAELTGAKVCSPDLRAGAALVIAGLAAEGVTVVENIELVERGYENFEDKMKELGASMEKVDAEDEKSNRKARLKIG from the coding sequence ATGGAGCAGTATATTATAAAGGGAGGCAAGGCTTTAGCCGGTGAAGTTACCATCGGTGGGGCAAAGAATGCAGCATTAGGTATTTTGGCGGCTGCAGTAATGACGGACGAGCAGGTTACAATTGAAAATTTGCCGGATGTTAGTGACATTTGTATTCAACTTCAAGCAATAGAAGCGATTGGCGCTAAAGTAGAGAGAATAGACAGACATACTGTTAAGATAAATGGTGGTACTATAAATTCTAGAAGTATCGACGATGATTTTGTTCGCCGAATTCGTGCATCTTATTACCTTTTAGGTGCATTACTTGGAAAATATAAATATGCAGAAGTTGCACTTCCAGGTGGATGTAACATTGGAAGTAGACCGATAGATCAACATATTAAAGGATTTGAAGCTCTTGGAGCAGAAGTAAAGATTCAGCATGGTATGATAACAGCATCAGCAAAAAAATTAGTAGGTACACATCTTTATTTTGACTGTAATACTGTTGGTGGTACAATAAATGTTATGCTTGCAGCAGCGTTGGCAGAGGGTCAAACAATAATAGAGAATGCTGCGAAAGAGCCACATGTCGTTGATGTTGCTAACTTTTTAAATAGCATGGGTGCTAATGTAAAAGGAGCAGGAACTGACGTAATTCGTATTAAAGGTGTAAATAAATTACATGGCAGTACGTATTCTATCATTCCAGATCAGATTGAAGCAGGAACCTTTATGTTAGCAGCGGTTGCAACAAAAGGTGATGTAACAATTAAGAATGTTATTCCAAAACACTTAGAAGCAATCACTGCAAAAATTGTTGAAATTGGTGCAGAAGTGGAAGAATTCGATGATGCAATTCGTGTCGTAGCAAATAAGAGATTAGGTCATACTCAGGTTAAAACCTTACCATACCCAGGATTTCCAACAGACATGCAACCACAGATAGCAACAGTTTTAGCTATGTCAAGTGGTACAAGCATCGTGACAGAAAGTATTTACGAAAATCGTTTTAAGTATGTCGATGAACTTGCAAGAATGGGTGCTTCCATTAAGGTAGAAGGAAACACTGCTATTATTGATGGAGTAGCTGAGTTAACTGGAGCAAAAGTATGCTCCCCTGATTTACGCGCTGGTGCTGCATTAGTTATTGCAGGATTAGCAGCGGAAGGTGTAACTGTTGTTGAGAATATTGAATTAGTAGAACGTGGTTACGAGAACTTTGAAGATAAGATGAAAGAACTTGGAGCTTCCATGGAAAAGGTAGATGCGGAAGACGAAAAGTCCAATCGAAAAGCTAGATTAAAGATAGGCTAA
- a CDS encoding cache domain-containing sensor histidine kinase has product MKLHTKIALLFSICISFAFSCLLFMVRDRILTSNQISLENLNTQIVESKANEIGSWLNQRISEIRVISQTEALRTMETKSLQTFIKRLNQNVGEHYGNEYGTFAAGTTNGLGYVCDEQTIDVSKRDYFQHAMSTDEEYIISTPLLSKTDSLPITLICYPIYDDENEKIGFINGAISLYKLSEITEGIDFYNGSSWIMDSKGNLYTSNPIQGISASELANLVSHIKEPIAKNVGLFSFKEEKGKEQVVFYSPIPYSNGWSLCTMTSLKELNLHTQNLIYTILVIWILMLAISIVSCFLFSRTITAPIYKLSKAMQLVKDGSFDLPKQVISGKKDELAFLANNFYTMTEQISFLMERIKEEEVAKRTAEFQVLQSQINPHFLYNTLDNLQWRAYDHNALELSEMIEALSDFFRISLSDGKEFISVIKEIEHVKSYLFIQQKRYEDILNFTISCDPDVSEYVTIKLIVQPLVENALYHGIKPKLSHGTIAVRVLRKEDTIQIIVQDDGVGMSPPKLKTLLRSLEQDAPGKGYGLYNIHRRIQMVYGKEYGISITSEEQIGTTATIIIPAVKEMQNNEKIINCR; this is encoded by the coding sequence ATGAAATTGCATACAAAAATTGCATTACTATTTAGTATTTGTATTTCATTTGCTTTCTCTTGCCTTTTATTTATGGTAAGAGATCGAATATTAACTTCCAATCAAATAAGTTTAGAAAACCTGAATACACAAATTGTTGAGTCAAAGGCAAACGAAATTGGCTCTTGGTTGAATCAGCGAATAAGTGAAATTCGAGTGATTAGTCAGACGGAAGCACTTCGAACAATGGAAACAAAAAGCTTACAAACTTTTATCAAACGGTTAAATCAAAATGTTGGAGAGCATTATGGAAATGAATACGGGACATTTGCTGCCGGAACGACAAATGGACTTGGTTATGTCTGTGATGAACAAACCATTGACGTATCCAAACGTGATTATTTTCAACATGCCATGTCAACCGATGAAGAATACATCATTAGTACTCCCTTACTTTCTAAAACAGATAGCTTGCCAATCACACTCATTTGTTATCCAATATACGATGATGAGAATGAAAAAATTGGATTTATTAATGGTGCGATTTCTCTGTATAAATTATCTGAAATTACAGAAGGCATTGATTTTTATAATGGTTCTTCATGGATTATGGATTCCAAAGGAAATCTTTATACCAGCAATCCAATTCAAGGCATAAGCGCATCTGAGCTGGCAAATTTAGTGTCGCATATCAAAGAACCAATAGCAAAGAACGTTGGTCTTTTTTCATTTAAAGAAGAAAAAGGGAAAGAACAAGTGGTATTTTATTCTCCAATTCCATACTCCAATGGTTGGTCTTTATGTACTATGACTTCTTTGAAGGAATTAAATTTACATACACAAAACTTAATCTATACCATTTTAGTGATATGGATCCTTATGCTTGCCATATCTATCGTAAGTTGTTTCTTATTTTCTCGTACCATTACTGCTCCTATTTATAAGCTTTCAAAAGCAATGCAACTTGTAAAGGATGGAAGTTTTGATTTACCGAAACAGGTAATCAGTGGCAAAAAGGATGAACTTGCATTCCTTGCCAATAACTTTTACACAATGACGGAACAGATTTCCTTTCTAATGGAACGAATTAAGGAAGAAGAAGTGGCAAAGCGTACTGCTGAATTTCAGGTATTACAATCACAGATTAACCCTCATTTTTTATATAATACACTGGATAATCTTCAATGGAGAGCCTATGATCATAACGCCCTTGAGCTATCTGAAATGATTGAGGCTTTGTCCGATTTCTTCCGAATTTCTCTCAGTGATGGCAAAGAATTTATTTCTGTGATAAAGGAAATTGAACATGTTAAGAGTTACCTATTTATTCAACAAAAACGTTATGAAGATATTTTAAACTTTACCATTTCCTGTGACCCTGATGTCTCAGAATATGTTACAATCAAACTGATTGTGCAGCCATTGGTTGAAAATGCACTGTATCACGGAATTAAACCAAAGCTTTCCCATGGTACGATTGCTGTCAGAGTATTAAGAAAAGAGGATACCATTCAAATTATTGTACAAGATGATGGCGTTGGTATGTCACCCCCAAAACTTAAAACGTTACTCCGCTCATTGGAACAGGACGCTCCCGGTAAGGGATATGGCCTATATAACATTCACCGTAGAATACAAATGGTGTATGGTAAGGAGTATGGTATTTCCATTACCAGTGAAGAGCAGATTGGGACAACCGCTACGATTATTATTCCAGCAGTAAAGGAGATGCAAAACAATGAGAAAATTATTAATTGCAGATGA
- a CDS encoding HD-GYP domain-containing protein, giving the protein MKTKKISVSQAVPGMIVAENVYTFNNQLIISEGTKLSDKIITRLKFYSIHQVNVHLQDEKVSKPSEKPVNSNLYLEKMRSTDEFEDFSSTVLDTVGRFHNTMDDVANNNGKIDTDSLYRDIKKIMAQGRNNLHIFDMLHCMRDYDDMSYMHSINVAIMCYMFGVWLNFGPRDLETLTVCGLLHDIGKLVIPSEILTKKETLTQEEYDLLKSHTTRGYNILEHHDINIHIKMTAMMHHERCDGSGYPMGLTSAQIDRFAKIVMIADVYDAMTSSRSYRNPLCPFEVISLFESEGLTKYEPKYIMTLFDHISQLYLNSTVRLNDGRVGQVVFMNRNTLSKPVIRCGEEFVDLTKFSNLYVSEIL; this is encoded by the coding sequence ATGAAAACTAAAAAAATTTCAGTAAGTCAAGCAGTTCCGGGTATGATTGTTGCAGAAAATGTCTATACATTTAATAATCAGCTTATTATATCAGAAGGTACTAAGCTCTCAGATAAAATTATCACCCGGCTAAAGTTCTATTCCATTCATCAAGTAAATGTTCATCTCCAAGATGAAAAGGTATCAAAACCATCGGAAAAACCTGTTAACTCCAATCTCTACTTAGAAAAAATGAGGTCAACAGACGAATTCGAAGATTTCAGTAGTACCGTTTTAGATACTGTTGGTAGGTTCCATAATACTATGGATGATGTGGCAAACAATAATGGTAAAATAGACACAGACTCTTTGTATCGTGATATTAAGAAGATTATGGCTCAAGGTCGTAATAACCTGCATATCTTTGATATGTTACACTGCATGAGAGACTATGATGATATGTCCTATATGCACTCGATTAATGTTGCTATTATGTGTTATATGTTCGGCGTATGGTTAAACTTTGGGCCACGCGATCTTGAAACTCTTACGGTATGTGGTCTTCTACATGATATAGGGAAACTGGTTATACCAAGTGAAATCTTAACTAAAAAAGAAACGCTTACACAAGAGGAATACGACTTACTTAAATCTCATACCACACGTGGTTATAATATTCTTGAGCACCATGATATCAATATCCATATTAAAATGACCGCAATGATGCACCATGAGCGTTGTGACGGTAGTGGATATCCTATGGGCTTAACTTCTGCGCAGATTGATCGATTTGCTAAGATTGTTATGATAGCAGATGTCTATGATGCAATGACTTCCTCTCGAAGTTATCGTAATCCTCTTTGCCCTTTTGAAGTTATCTCCTTATTTGAATCAGAAGGACTAACAAAATACGAACCAAAATACATCATGACCCTGTTTGATCATATCAGTCAGCTTTATTTAAATAGCACCGTTCGCCTTAATGATGGTAGAGTAGGTCAGGTTGTATTTATGAATCGTAACACCCTTTCGAAACCAGTTATTCGATGTGGAGAGGAATTTGTTGATTTAACAAAGTTTTCTAACCTTTATGTTTCGGAGATTCTATAG
- a CDS encoding shikimate kinase has translation MKKDNIVLIGMPGAGKSTIGVILAKVLGYQFIDADLLIQEKEGRLLHEIISSDGLERFIQIENEVNQSIQTKHTVIATGGSVIYGEEAMNHLRSIGTVIYLKLSYNEISKRLGNIMQRGVVLKEGQDLVGLYEERCPFYQLYADIVIDCENMDIESTMETIVERVHTIME, from the coding sequence ATGAAAAAAGATAATATTGTGTTAATTGGGATGCCAGGCGCTGGAAAAAGTACGATCGGAGTTATTTTAGCTAAAGTACTAGGGTATCAGTTTATTGATGCAGATTTACTTATTCAAGAAAAAGAAGGGCGTCTCTTACATGAAATTATCTCTAGCGATGGACTGGAACGCTTTATACAGATTGAAAATGAGGTAAATCAAAGCATTCAAACAAAACATACCGTGATTGCAACTGGAGGCAGTGTTATCTATGGTGAAGAAGCGATGAATCATCTTAGAAGCATTGGTACAGTCATATATTTAAAATTAAGTTACAATGAAATTAGTAAGCGTCTCGGAAATATTATGCAAAGAGGAGTGGTACTAAAGGAGGGGCAAGATTTAGTAGGTTTGTATGAAGAACGCTGTCCTTTCTATCAACTCTATGCAGATATTGTAATAGATTGTGAAAATATGGATATTGAATCTACAATGGAGACAATTGTAGAACGAGTGCACACAATTATGGAATAA
- a CDS encoding ABC transporter ATP-binding protein: MLEVNHVHKAYQNHTAVEDISFQMKQGEITGLIGPNGAGKSTTVSMIATLLRPDKGQILFNGEDIAKNPKIIRSSLGYVPQDIALYESLTGMDNFEFWGNAYHLSKALKKERIKQLSDMIGFTESELNRKVKEYSGGMKRRLNIAVALLHEPQLVILDEPTVGIDLQSRKQILSAIEQLKKAGTAILYVGHYLEEVERLCDRILIFNQGRCVWNDTVSNSLIQSGNKISLEQLYEELSIN; the protein is encoded by the coding sequence ATGTTAGAGGTAAATCACGTACATAAGGCTTATCAAAATCATACTGCTGTAGAGGACATTAGTTTTCAGATGAAGCAGGGCGAAATTACAGGTTTAATTGGTCCAAACGGTGCGGGAAAATCAACGACAGTATCGATGATCGCAACCTTACTTCGACCGGACAAAGGGCAGATTCTTTTCAATGGAGAGGATATTGCAAAAAACCCTAAAATAATCCGAAGTTCCTTGGGATACGTACCTCAAGACATTGCACTCTACGAGTCACTTACTGGAATGGATAATTTTGAATTTTGGGGAAATGCCTATCATTTATCAAAAGCACTGAAGAAAGAACGAATAAAACAATTGAGTGATATGATAGGTTTTACCGAGAGTGAGTTAAATCGAAAAGTGAAAGAGTACTCCGGTGGTATGAAAAGAAGATTAAATATTGCGGTAGCACTGCTACATGAACCCCAATTAGTAATCTTAGATGAGCCAACCGTTGGGATTGACTTACAATCGAGAAAACAGATTTTATCTGCTATTGAACAGTTAAAGAAGGCTGGAACTGCTATTTTATATGTAGGTCATTATTTAGAAGAAGTAGAACGCTTGTGTGACCGAATTCTTATTTTCAATCAGGGAAGATGTGTATGGAATGATACCGTATCAAATTCTCTAATCCAAAGTGGTAATAAAATATCCTTAGAGCAGCTCTATGAGGAATTAAGTATTAATTAA